A single region of the Triticum dicoccoides isolate Atlit2015 ecotype Zavitan chromosome 2B, WEW_v2.0, whole genome shotgun sequence genome encodes:
- the LOC119365919 gene encoding U11/U12 small nuclear ribonucleoprotein 25 kDa protein-like — translation MDSAGAAKPEEEVAAYQSSEAKQARLQSMLATLLDDPILADVPRKPSLADVDTLINLELGSAMRVTVVKLDNTSFDVAVLNTATLKDLKLAIRKKITEIEQGQMGHRHISWKHIWENYCLTHQSEKLIDDNSALSSYDIRNNSKVCFSPHVMSRIHQKHSRRRKHRFFHGLSRKM, via the exons ATGGACTCGGCAGGCGCCGCGAAGcccgaggaggaggtggccgccTACCAGAGCAGCGAGGCCAAGCAGGCGAGGCTGCAGTCCATGCTCGCGACGCTCCTCGACGACCCCATACTCGCCGACGTCCCGAGGAAGCCCTCGCTGGCGGACGTGGACACGCTCATcaacctcgagctcggcagcgccaTGAGGGTGACCGTCGTCAAGCTGGACAACACCTCGTTCG ATGTTGCGGTGCTGAACACTGCTACGCTCAAGGATTTGAAGCTGGCTATCAGGAAGAAGATAACTGAGATTGAGCAGGGCCAGATGGGCCATCGTCACATCTCATG GAAGCACATTTGGGAGAACTACTGCCTGACACATCAGAGTGAGAAGTTGATAGATGATAATTCCGCACTTTCTTCTTATGACATTCGTAATAACTCCAAG GTTTGTTTCTCGCCGCACGTCATGTCGAGAATACATCAGAAGCATTCTAGGAGAAGAAAACACCGGTTCTTCCACGGCCTTAGCAGGAAGATGTGA
- the LOC119365920 gene encoding PHD finger-like domain-containing protein 5A has translation MAKHHPDLIMCRKQPGIAIGRLCEKCDGKCVICDSYVRPCTLVRVCDECNYGSFQGRCVICGGVGISDAYYCKECTQQEKDRDGCPKIVNLGSAKTDLFYERKKYGFKKR, from the coding sequence ATGGCGAAGCATCACCCCGATCTGATCATGTGCCGGAAGCAGCCCGGCATCGCCATCGGCCGCCTGTGTGAGAAGTGCGACGGCAAGTGCGTCATCTGCGACTCGTACGTGCGCCCCTGCACCCTCGTCCGCGTCTGCGACGAGTGCAACTACGGGTCGTTCCAGGGGAGGTGCGTCATCTGCGGAGGGGTGGGCATCTCGGACGCCTACTACTGCAAGGAGTGCACGCAGCAGGAGAAGGACCGCGACGGGTGCCCCAAGATCGTGAACCTGGGGAGCGCCAAGACCGACCTCTTCTACGAGCGCAAGAAGTACGGTTTTAAGAAGCGATAG